A section of the Bombus terrestris chromosome 2, iyBomTerr1.2, whole genome shotgun sequence genome encodes:
- the LOC100645311 gene encoding peptidyl-tRNA hydrolase 2, mitochondrial — protein sequence MNITQILLQTATDAKVGFIISAIIGYSLYKIIAVINRKKLQSSNDNCNETLNYMQMCADNYKLILVIRTDLKMGKGKIAAQCAHAAVAAYKAATKYPEFLYAWEKCGQTKITVKVDSENALKEIAKQARAVGLLANIIQDAGHTQVKPGSKTVCAIGPGPAQLIDNVTGHLKLF from the exons ATGAATATTACTCAAATACTTTTGCAAACCGCTACAGATGCAAAGGTAGGATTTATAATTTCAGCAATAATAGGTTAttctttatacaaaataatagcagtaataaatagaaaaaaattgcaATCTTCTAACGATAATTGCAATGAAACTTTAAATTATATG CAAATGTGTGCAGATAATTACAAGCTTATTTTAGTTATTAGAACTgatttaaaaatgggaaaaggaAAAATTGCAGCACAATGTGCTCATGCTGCCGTTGCAGCTTATAAAGCAGCCACAAAGTATCCTGAATTTTTATATGCTTGGGAAAAGTGTGGCCAAACTAAAATTACTGTTAAG GTGGATAGCGAGAATGCTTTGAAAGAAATAGCAAAACAAGCTAGAGCTGTAGGACTTTTGGCAAATATAATACAGGATGCTGGACATACACAAGTAAAGCCAGGAAGTAAAACAGTATGTGCTATTGGTCCAGGTCCGGCTCAATTGATAGATAATGTAACTGGTCATTTAAAACTGTTTTAA